The window GTTTTCAGATGCTGGAACCCCTGCGCCAGCGTTTCCGGCGAGAATCCCTTCCAGCTTCCCCCGGCGAAAATGCCCCAGCGCCACCAGTGGCTGCCGTCGCCGCATATGGAAAACCCGCAAAGCCCGCGCCCCTCCCCCCCGGAGGAGAGAACCACCGCCCCCGCGCTGTCGCTGAACATCAGCCGGCTCAGCACATCGTCCGGCGCAAGCGCGCGGGAGTAGAGGTTTCCCCCGGCAATCAGCACATGGCGCAGGCTTTGGTCGCAGCACATAAGGCTGTCCGCGGCAACCAGTGCCGAGACAAAGCCGGAGCAGGAGCAGTTGAGGTCAAAAAACCCCGCGTTGTGCGCGCCGGTCTCGCTCTGCACACGCGCCGCCGTAGGCGGCGAGACGAAATCCGGCGTGTCGGTAACGCAAATCAGCAGGCCTATGTCTTCCGGCGCAAGTCCGGCGGAGGCTATGGCTTTTTTTGCCGCGCGCGCCATCAGAGTGGAAACGCAGGTATCCGCGTCCGCGCGCCAGCGGACGGCAAAGCCGTTTTCCTCCGCCGCCTCAAATACCGGGGAGGACGGCTCCGCTCCGCATTCGCGGGCGATATCTTCGTTGGAAAGCCTGGTTTCGCCGAAAGCCCGCCCGGTTCCGGTTATAATCATAAAATCAGCGCCGCCGCGCTTATCGCGTATCCCGTGCCGGAAGTCAGTATAATCGTTTTCCTCCCCGGTTTTAGCAGCCCGTTTTCGCGCGCGTCGTCCATGGCCACCGGCACGCAGCCGGAGCCGCAGTAGCCGTACTTGTGTATCGTATCGTGCGAGACGGAAAGCGGCCAGCCGAATCCGGCGCACACCGCCTCTATATTTCTGCGGCGCGACTGGTTGAAAAACCCCAGTTCCACCTCTTCCGGCCTCCAGCCCGCTTTTTCAATGACATCCCGCGCCGCGAGGGGCCAGTTCCTGACGTTTATGCCCTTCTCGTAAGGCTCCACGGTTTTCACATACTGGTATCCCCGCGCCAGCGTCTCCGGCGAAAACCCTTTCCAGCCGCCTCCGGCGAAAATACCCCAGCGGCGCCAGTGCCGCCCGTCGCCGCGCATGACCGAGGCGCAAATCCCGCGCCCCTTTTCCGGCGAAGCCGATAACAGAACGGCCCCCGCGCTGTCGCTGAACAGCAGCCGGCCCGCAACATCGTCCGGCGCAAGAAAGCGGGAGTATATATTGCCGCCGGCAACCAGCGCATGGCGCATTCCGCCGTCGCGCCTGAGCATGGCGGAAGCGGCGGCCAGCGCCATCGCAAAACCGGCGCAGGTGCTGTTGAGGTCAAAAAAACCGGCATTGCGCAGCCCGGCCTCGTGCTGGACGCGCGCGGAGGTTGGCGGCGCGGTGAAATCCGGCGTGTT is drawn from Elusimicrobiales bacterium and contains these coding sequences:
- a CDS encoding 3-oxoacyl-[acyl-carrier-protein] synthase III C-terminal domain-containing protein, with the protein product MSNYSAVITGTGRALGERRITNDTVARECGISMAELETANKDGYTVRWRAGENVFTSTLMAEAAKNALLRASVKPEDVDLLICATNTPDFTAPPTSARVQHEAGLRNAGFFDLNSTCAGFAMALAAASAMLRRDGGMRHALVAGGNIYSRFLAPDDVAGRLLFSDSAGAVLLSASPEKGRGICASVMRGDGRHWRRWGIFAGGGWKGFSPETLARGYQYVKTVEPYEKGINVRNWPLAARDVIEKAGWRPEEVELGFFNQSRRRNIEAVCAGFGWPLSVSHDTIHKYGYCGSGCVPVAMDDARENGLLKPGRKTIILTSGTGYAISAAALIL
- a CDS encoding ketoacyl-ACP synthase III, encoding MIITGTGRAFGETRLSNEDIARECGAEPSSPVFEAAEENGFAVRWRADADTCVSTLMARAAKKAIASAGLAPEDIGLLICVTDTPDFVSPPTAARVQSETGAHNAGFFDLNCSCSGFVSALVAADSLMCCDQSLRHVLIAGGNLYSRALAPDDVLSRLMFSDSAGAVVLSSGGEGRGLCGFSICGDGSHWWRWGIFAGGSWKGFSPETLAQGFQHLKTVEPYKSDINLKNWPLVAGKALRKAGWDAKDVELAFLTQSRRKNIETLCRRLGWPDEISHDTAGSYGYCGSGCIPIALDDAREKGRLRAGRKLLILASGVGYGCAAAAFTW